The nucleotide window CGCGCCGTGCTTGGGCGAGTCGTCGTTGGCGTCGCGTTAGACTGAGCCATGCGTCTTGCCGTAGCTGCTGTTCCGGGAGTTCCTGCCGACGCCGCCGCGGCGTGGGCCGAGCGCCTGCGCCTGCCGCTCGAGCCCCTCGGCGAGACGGACGCGGAGGGGCTGCTGGTGTGGACGGGGGAGAGGCTCGAGCTCCGCGACAGCCGGCCGGGCGCGGCGGGACCCGTCTACGTGGACTTCGTCGCCGGCCAGGCGGCCCACCGC belongs to Deinococcota bacterium and includes:
- a CDS encoding class I SAM-dependent methyltransferase, translating into MRLAVAAVPGVPADAAAAWAERLRLPLEPLGETDAEGLLVWTGERLELRDSRPGAAGPVYVDFVAGQAAHR